A stretch of the Vulcanisaeta souniana JCM 11219 genome encodes the following:
- a CDS encoding tyrosine--tRNA ligase, translated as MDIEDKLALITRYPTEEVLTIDELRQYLETGLKLKHYIGFEISGYIHIGTGIVSLSKVVDLQKAGVEVSIMLADIHSWLNNKLGGDLELIRKVANRYYVETFRKAIELLGGDPDSVKFYMASDLYHNNDEYWYLILDLARMTNLADIRHSLTILGRKMGESIPMSWLVYPLLQVADVFVIGSHIAHGGIDQRKAYVLAREVALKVRFHPLMLNNEKVKPIALFHGLIPALNITGKESKEELSEMKMSKSLPDTAIFLHDNVDSIRQKILKAYCPPREVSMNPVIELAHLFSFRESRDKPFTIERPRQYGGGYLEFWSFDELVRAYADGKIHPLDLKNAVANEVVKYLEPIIKWFQEGQGAKLIEEMNNIMRITR; from the coding sequence ATGGATATTGAGGATAAGTTGGCGCTAATAACCAGGTACCCAACGGAGGAGGTACTCACAATTGATGAGCTAAGGCAGTACCTAGAGACAGGTCTTAAGTTGAAGCACTACATAGGTTTTGAAATAAGTGGCTATATACACATTGGTACGGGCATTGTCAGTCTGTCAAAGGTTGTTGATCTACAGAAGGCCGGTGTTGAGGTCTCAATAATGCTCGCTGACATACACTCATGGCTTAATAACAAGCTGGGCGGTGATCTTGAGCTGATAAGGAAAGTCGCTAACAGGTACTATGTAGAGACCTTTAGAAAGGCCATAGAGTTGCTTGGTGGTGATCCGGATTCCGTGAAGTTCTACATGGCTAGTGACCTTTATCATAACAACGATGAGTACTGGTACCTAATACTCGACCTAGCCAGGATGACTAACCTAGCCGATATTAGGCATAGCTTGACAATACTTGGTAGGAAGATGGGTGAGTCAATACCAATGTCATGGCTTGTATATCCATTACTACAGGTTGCTGATGTCTTTGTTATCGGCTCGCACATTGCCCATGGTGGTATAGACCAGAGAAAGGCGTATGTACTGGCCAGGGAAGTTGCACTGAAGGTTAGGTTCCATCCATTGATGCTTAATAATGAGAAGGTAAAGCCAATAGCCCTATTCCATGGTTTAATACCCGCGCTAAACATCACTGGTAAGGAGTCCAAGGAAGAATTGAGTGAAATGAAAATGAGCAAATCATTACCTGACACGGCGATATTTCTCCACGACAACGTGGATTCCATACGACAAAAAATACTCAAGGCCTATTGCCCACCCAGGGAGGTCAGCATGAACCCAGTAATAGAATTGGCGCATTTATTCTCGTTCAGGGAAAGTAGGGACAAGCCGTTCACAATAGAAAGGCCACGGCAATATGGCGGTGGCTACCTGGAGTTCTGGTCATTCGATGAGTTGGTGAGGGCATATGCAGATGGTAAGATACACCCACTGGATTTAAAGAATGCAGTGGCTAATGAAGTCGTTAAATACCTGGAGCCGATAATCAAGTGGTTCCAGGAGGGGCAAGGCGCCAAGTTAATAGAGGAAATGAACAACATAATGAGAATAACCAGGTGA
- a CDS encoding NAD(P)/FAD-dependent oxidoreductase, with amino-acid sequence MRESDVAIIGAGPSGLYLARELSKIMNVVIFEEDKELGLPPHCTGLVNADSLKVLNISPPIINSYRYVRITDLEGNSITFDFKRKAVAMLDRPGLENYLADELGSASLALGERVLDVRRGTVRTKTRETTYDLVAIAEGSGMSLTKNLIPWKPTYVYGVQTDTTSHESNALMPRDVDEVVVVFDRRLSNHFFAWIVPRDNHELRIGIADDANTWVKFIGLLKIIGARYYKPFGGKVIIGGSPNDVTTNNVAVIGDAAGFVKPTTGGGIIMGMLSAKLLAESIYSAVKVGLQVSDALSIYNMVFRKFIRRKIRALGGASSTLHLMMNSSLSEVMRSMNAVNVDTYDYDNHVDAILRTAMKRPWAFAKVVFSIIGELSLVEPNRISELIREVLG; translated from the coding sequence ATGAGAGAGAGCGACGTGGCAATAATTGGTGCAGGACCAAGTGGTCTTTACTTAGCGCGTGAATTAAGTAAGATAATGAATGTGGTGATTTTCGAGGAGGATAAGGAATTGGGGTTGCCGCCTCACTGTACGGGTCTCGTCAATGCCGACTCACTGAAGGTACTTAATATATCGCCACCAATCATAAATTCCTACCGATATGTCCGAATCACGGACCTAGAGGGCAACAGCATTACGTTTGATTTCAAGAGAAAAGCTGTTGCTATGCTTGACAGACCAGGTCTTGAGAATTACTTAGCTGATGAACTTGGTAGCGCATCATTGGCATTAGGTGAGAGGGTCCTTGACGTTCGGAGAGGAACCGTCAGGACTAAGACTAGGGAAACCACGTATGATTTAGTAGCTATTGCCGAGGGCTCCGGTATGTCCTTAACTAAGAACTTGATACCTTGGAAACCAACCTATGTTTATGGCGTCCAAACCGATACCACGTCACACGAATCAAACGCCTTAATGCCTAGGGACGTTGATGAAGTGGTAGTTGTATTTGATAGGAGGTTGAGCAATCATTTCTTTGCCTGGATAGTTCCCAGGGATAATCATGAACTTAGGATTGGAATCGCTGATGATGCAAATACATGGGTTAAGTTCATTGGGTTACTAAAAATTATTGGTGCAAGGTATTACAAGCCATTTGGTGGTAAGGTGATAATTGGTGGATCGCCTAATGACGTAACCACCAATAACGTTGCAGTTATAGGTGATGCTGCTGGCTTTGTAAAGCCAACAACAGGTGGCGGTATAATAATGGGAATGCTAAGTGCGAAGTTACTTGCCGAGAGCATATATAGCGCCGTTAAGGTGGGACTGCAAGTAAGTGATGCATTAAGTATCTACAACATGGTATTTAGAAAATTCATTAGGCGTAAGATAAGGGCCTTGGGCGGCGCATCAAGTACCCTTCATCTAATGATGAATAGTAGCTTAAGCGAGGTAATGCGTAGCATGAATGCGGTTAATGTCGATACTTACGATTATGACAATCACGTTGATGCCATACTAAGGACCGCCATGAAAAGGCCTTGGGCCTTTGCTAAAGTTGTGTTTTCAATTATAGGTGAACTATCGTTGGTAGAACCAAATCGTATTAGTGAATTAATTAGAGAAGTGCTGGGTTAG
- a CDS encoding HD domain-containing protein, protein MTLSYTKAIADPAFGWIRLTNEEARFIDACKYVQRLRHIHQLGLAYMVYPSAHHSRFEHSLGTLQIATLMFERIMRMSNIRELLLALGKSLGLDTEDELILHVRIAALLHDLGHLPFSHVLEGTFGQGIEPLIRNCSEDSREASRGTVFRMPFKEHEVATYFILANNDEFRSTLKEVLPSIDLRIVKALLHADIIGKIMGVIPHYLDIIDYEDGKFLNSLINESRLFNVLRSLVSGNLDADRIEYILRDSYLTGASIGSVISIGDIERIFDNMRIVNNNDEYTLAFDEKARANLEGFIIARYNIYKHVYLHHKVVLFNTLARNLLGTLLRNYDILNDEFKDYLCKIYHFSTGLLRDYDIMYITDDYFLSILLRNRQYLIGKIPGVSKYLDPLITRNTVYKALWKRDFDFIDLINKQGINLDLVNDAFPLLLSKGESRDEVLQVFYRKLREKLRNFSNKCISDLANDELESMVLIGSRTFEPETRLNIIHGNKLVNINELSPLASSVAIAWRKSPHVFIFIDITKLENNCIGINMDSTLEAIKSLVLMVMHETLLELGSIISKYFKHP, encoded by the coding sequence ATGACATTAAGCTACACGAAGGCCATTGCAGATCCAGCATTTGGTTGGATAAGATTAACCAATGAAGAGGCAAGGTTCATTGATGCATGTAAATACGTACAGAGACTAAGGCATATACATCAACTTGGATTAGCCTATATGGTATATCCCTCGGCGCACCACAGTAGGTTTGAGCACTCACTGGGTACGTTACAAATAGCTACATTAATGTTCGAGAGAATAATGAGGATGAGTAACATTCGTGAACTACTACTTGCCCTGGGTAAGTCCCTGGGTCTCGACACAGAGGATGAATTGATACTTCACGTGAGGATAGCGGCACTGTTACATGACCTTGGGCATTTACCCTTTTCACACGTACTTGAGGGTACCTTCGGCCAAGGCATTGAGCCGTTAATAAGGAATTGTAGCGAGGACTCCCGTGAAGCATCCAGGGGCACGGTATTCAGGATGCCCTTCAAGGAGCATGAAGTAGCAACGTACTTCATACTCGCGAATAACGATGAGTTTAGGAGTACGTTAAAGGAGGTATTGCCAAGTATTGACCTGAGGATAGTTAAGGCATTGCTTCATGCAGATATCATAGGGAAGATTATGGGGGTTATACCACATTACCTGGACATTATTGACTATGAAGATGGGAAATTCCTCAACTCATTGATCAATGAATCAAGGCTTTTCAATGTGCTCAGGAGCCTGGTTTCTGGAAACCTTGATGCAGATAGAATTGAGTACATACTCAGGGACTCGTACCTAACTGGCGCAAGCATAGGTTCCGTGATTAGTATTGGGGACATTGAAAGGATATTTGATAACATGAGGATTGTTAATAATAATGATGAGTATACCCTGGCCTTTGACGAGAAGGCTAGGGCTAACCTAGAGGGGTTCATAATAGCACGATACAACATATATAAGCATGTATATCTACACCACAAGGTTGTTTTGTTTAACACGTTGGCCAGGAACCTACTTGGTACATTATTACGGAATTATGATATACTTAATGACGAGTTTAAGGATTACTTATGTAAGATCTACCATTTCTCCACAGGGCTTTTGAGGGATTACGATATCATGTACATAACAGATGATTACTTCCTATCAATACTGCTAAGGAACAGACAATACCTAATTGGTAAAATACCTGGTGTGTCTAAGTACCTAGATCCCCTCATAACCAGGAACACCGTTTACAAGGCTCTATGGAAGAGGGACTTCGACTTCATAGATCTCATTAACAAACAGGGAATTAACCTAGATCTCGTAAATGATGCATTCCCATTACTACTGAGCAAGGGCGAAAGCAGGGATGAAGTTCTCCAAGTCTTTTACAGAAAGTTAAGGGAGAAACTACGTAATTTCTCGAATAAGTGCATTAGTGACTTGGCAAATGATGAACTTGAATCTATGGTTCTAATCGGATCCAGGACGTTCGAGCCAGAGACTAGACTAAACATTATACATGGTAATAAGTTGGTCAATATAAATGAATTATCGCCGTTGGCAAGCTCAGTCGCGATTGCCTGGAGGAAATCCCCACACGTCTTTATATTTATTGACATAACTAAGCTAGAGAATAATTGCATTGGTATTAACATGGATAGTACGCTAGAAGCCATTAAGAGCCTGGTCTTGATGGTTATGCATGAGACGCTATTGGAACTTGGAAGCATCATTAGTAAGTATTTCAAGCATCCTTAG
- a CDS encoding M24 family metallopeptidase yields MGLIKNRTKKTIELFDELSLDILIILNEPNLEYLTGIDSGLMLIINRSLDTTLIVPRLDLQRVRSIVDNETTLIGYSTIEVPRRIPGENLFVSKNLGDYLLREVGLRPTNIIGVDNIDSPIVKELNSAGIRVINVNNYILRLREIKDESEISMIEEATRITEESLDNVLREGLEGKRESDVAAMLYYGMISRGAEDVAFRPIVASGPNGAYPHHVFTSRTIGRNELVTIDVGARYHLYCTDMTRTIAVGTISKELRDMAMAVLEAHRKASSHVKPGVKAKDIDLVAREVLSEYGYDKYYIHSTGHGVGIEVHERPAISPSSDEELRPYEVVTIEPGVYINGIGGVRIEDTLLITESGSRPISKYPTELF; encoded by the coding sequence GTGGGGTTAATTAAGAACCGCACTAAGAAAACAATCGAACTCTTTGACGAACTAAGCCTAGACATATTAATAATACTTAATGAACCAAACCTTGAATATCTCACGGGTATTGATAGTGGTTTGATGCTCATAATAAATAGATCATTAGATACTACACTAATAGTTCCAAGGCTAGACCTACAAAGGGTCCGTAGTATCGTTGATAATGAAACAACCCTCATTGGGTACTCAACAATTGAGGTTCCGCGAAGAATACCTGGAGAGAACCTATTTGTTTCAAAGAACCTTGGTGATTATCTACTCAGGGAGGTTGGTCTTAGGCCCACCAATATTATTGGTGTTGATAATATAGACTCGCCAATTGTTAAGGAACTAAACTCTGCAGGCATTAGGGTAATCAATGTTAATAACTATATACTAAGGCTTAGGGAAATTAAGGACGAGAGCGAGATTAGTATGATTGAGGAAGCCACTAGAATAACCGAGGAGTCCCTCGATAATGTATTAAGGGAGGGACTTGAGGGTAAAAGGGAAAGTGATGTTGCAGCAATGCTTTACTACGGAATGATCAGTAGGGGCGCTGAGGATGTTGCATTTAGGCCCATAGTGGCCTCAGGCCCTAATGGCGCATATCCTCACCATGTATTTACCAGTAGGACCATAGGTAGAAATGAACTTGTTACGATCGATGTAGGCGCCAGGTACCATCTTTATTGTACTGACATGACTAGAACAATTGCGGTGGGGACGATAAGTAAGGAGTTAAGAGACATGGCGATGGCTGTTCTTGAGGCACATAGGAAGGCATCTAGTCACGTTAAACCTGGTGTCAAGGCTAAGGACATAGACTTGGTTGCGAGAGAAGTTCTTTCTGAGTATGGTTATGATAAGTATTACATACATAGTACTGGTCATGGCGTTGGTATCGAAGTCCATGAAAGACCCGCCATAAGTCCCTCTAGTGATGAGGAGTTGAGACCCTACGAGGTAGTAACGATTGAACCCGGAGTGTACATTAATGGAATTGGTGGTGTTAGGATTGAGGACACTTTATTAATTACTGAATCAGGCTCGAGACCAATAAGTAAATACCCAACTGAGTTGTTCTGA
- a CDS encoding helix-turn-helix transcriptional regulator: MVLMNLYNYYIMVSIALIQIAILSSFIYQVFRESKKPIEKERDNVRVATSRTSVSQLEFDETASKAVTSNKAMSELSDAVNEDEISVLSFLLSKGGETYQAEIARELGLPKSTVSRIIRRLHDKGLVTVRRVSKYSYVQITDMDYVSDLISRSRLNNS, from the coding sequence ATGGTTTTAATGAATTTATACAATTACTACATAATGGTTTCCATAGCTTTAATCCAAATAGCCATACTATCCTCATTCATATACCAAGTGTTTAGGGAATCGAAAAAACCCATAGAAAAGGAGCGGGATAATGTAAGAGTCGCAACCTCAAGAACATCAGTGAGCCAGTTGGAGTTTGATGAAACAGCAAGCAAGGCAGTTACAAGTAATAAGGCCATGAGCGAATTGAGTGATGCTGTAAATGAAGATGAGATAAGCGTCCTCTCGTTCCTGTTATCTAAGGGTGGTGAAACGTACCAAGCTGAGATAGCCAGGGAATTAGGGCTTCCAAAGAGTACGGTTTCTAGGATCATTAGGAGATTGCATGATAAGGGATTAGTAACGGTCAGGAGGGTTAGTAAGTACAGTTACGTGCAGATAACCGACATGGACTACGTAAGTGACTTAATTAGTAGATCAAGACTTAATAATTCGTGA
- a CDS encoding PfkB family carbohydrate kinase, giving the protein MLGIVGHAAIDIIKRGAVLRKSPGGAPTYCSFYLRQLGVDLLPISVVGRDFSEYIMEYARRNIPVDRICVSDGCGTTSYEITYYNDSSRKLRLLSRCRDFVLDDLRNLPGVVVVNPIAREVSLEVLEYIRSNTEFVGVDIQGFIRVFNKDNYVSTAANTDALTKIIKVSDVIKMSIDDLQMPDVNILVNSLARQFPSKAIILSMGARGSLMLHNGHKFQVSTDSVVHVRDPTGAGDVLTCMITHMLSSGEDPLWSFIYSNATAVAKTMGDGPYGTISRAQINEIADVLASRIIKS; this is encoded by the coding sequence ATGCTCGGTATCGTGGGGCACGCCGCCATTGACATAATAAAAAGAGGCGCGGTACTAAGGAAATCCCCTGGAGGCGCTCCGACCTATTGCTCATTTTATTTAAGGCAACTAGGTGTTGACTTGCTGCCAATATCTGTGGTAGGTAGGGACTTTAGTGAGTACATTATGGAATACGCCAGGAGAAATATTCCGGTTGATAGGATCTGCGTTTCTGATGGCTGTGGCACAACGTCATATGAAATAACATACTATAATGACAGTAGCAGAAAATTAAGGCTATTATCTAGGTGTAGGGATTTTGTGCTTGATGATTTAAGGAATTTGCCTGGCGTTGTTGTGGTTAATCCAATAGCCCGTGAGGTAAGCCTGGAGGTGCTTGAATATATAAGGAGCAATACCGAGTTTGTGGGTGTTGACATACAGGGCTTCATTAGGGTATTTAATAAGGATAACTATGTAAGTACTGCAGCTAACACGGATGCCTTAACCAAGATAATTAAAGTTTCTGATGTAATTAAGATGAGCATTGATGATCTACAAATGCCGGATGTAAATATCCTTGTGAACTCTTTGGCAAGGCAATTCCCAAGTAAGGCAATAATATTATCAATGGGTGCCCGTGGTTCGTTAATGCTACACAACGGTCATAAGTTCCAGGTCTCAACGGACAGCGTGGTCCACGTTAGAGACCCAACCGGTGCTGGGGACGTATTGACTTGCATGATCACGCACATGCTTAGTAGCGGTGAGGACCCATTATGGTCTTTTATTTACTCGAATGCAACCGCTGTGGCTAAGACAATGGGTGATGGCCCCTACGGTACCATAAGTAGGGCTCAGATTAATGAAATAGCTGATGTCCTTGCTTCACGAATTATTAAGTCTTGA